One Rhododendron vialii isolate Sample 1 chromosome 2a, ASM3025357v1 genomic region harbors:
- the LOC131317358 gene encoding uncharacterized protein LOC131317358 — translation MPIVAADSYCLRRGITYFLKCHHVEIGEVAYRLALPPKLSGVHDVFHVSMLRKYEPDPSHVLEWSELELEADASYGEKPIRILDSRDQVLRGKTIPLVRVLWSNQGKEESTWEREDEVRKKYLNLFPV, via the exons ATGCCGATCGTCGCCGCCGACAGTTATTGTTTGAGGAGGGGGATCACGTATTTCTTAAAGTGTCACCACGTCGAG attggggaagtaGCGTATCGCTTGGCTTTGCCACCGAAGCTTTCGGGAGTGCACGACGTGTTTCACGTGTCCATGTTGAGAAAATACGAGCCAGATCCATCTCATGTCTTAGAatggtccgaacttgagttaGAAGCCGACGCGTCATATGGAGAAAAACCGATTCGTATCCTTGATTCGCGcgatcaagtgttgaggggtaagacaataccgttagtgcgagtcttGTGGAGTAACCAAGGCAAGGAAGAGTCGACTTGGGAACGTGAAGATGAAGTTAGGAAGAAGTATCTGAACTTATTTCCGGTTTGA
- the LOC131317359 gene encoding uncharacterized protein LOC131317359 has translation MPPKRSNRRGGAGNRGGRGRGCVEPLEDEASQHGEASHGGGELGARPNPRVRNVQNPLARDIVAALAAANLLQPPPRDNADSRALVAMREFSRLNPPLFDGASSDPLMADHWLAQIRKNFTALKITEDDLRVSIVAVQLIGEAGEWWESILESRKDTRRAARTAAQANEPDVENLTWAEFEDLFASQYFPDSSRDQLRDQFEKLEQGNMTVSEYALRFQSLSRFAPELVATEDRKCRRFERGLHSSVKRLVVAQHKMRYFEIVECARSVEIPKESQRNRGVWEPRQPTVTASSSGTFGSQGRKRLRESSSATQSQPNVRASTNSSGVRGAHSRSAVTCHRCGQPGHFRADCRSKECYVCGEFSHLARDCPRRVRSARSESGSVQQPGSGHGFSQQSFRGTQRQQQPHFRQTTIVQGSQNERGATSSSPSQALGQRGGFVQNQTTQGRAFAITSTIPPPQVTSHAPEASVVRGTFLLFNSFAKVLFDSGASHSFIAASFVCTLELETESMSPPLFVETPLGGRTPLDRICRNCELLIHDRRFTFDFIVLGMSGFDLILGMDWLSTFHATIDCFKRRVRICPPEGVCFEFFGERREPLEPYLCGSRERESIYPLLASLTLDEDVSARGELPLVVCNFPDVFPEELPGLPPEREVEFTIELLPGTTPISVPPYRFAPAELRELKVQLQELENLGFIRPSTSPWGAPALFAQKKDGSLRLCIDYRKLNRVTIKNKYPMPRIDDLFDQLRGASYFSKIDLRSGYHQLRVGREDVPTAFRTRYGHYEFVVMPFGLTNAPATFMDLMNSIFRAYLDRFVVVFVDDILIYSPSEVEHQSHLTIVLELLREHRLYAKLSKCEFWLSEVKFLGHVVSNGGVSVDPEKIQSVMNWHRPKNVFEIHSFLGLAGYYCRFVLDFSRLAAPMTRLTRKGTRFVWGDACETAFEELKKRLTTAPILIVPERGIGYSVYCDASKEGLGCVLMQLGRVVAYGSRQLKTHERNYPTHDLELAAVVFALKSWRHYLYGERFEVFSDHKSLKYLFSQKELNLRQRRWMEHLEDYDFDLQ, from the coding sequence ATGCCTCCGAAGCGTAGTAATAGGCGGGGTGGAGCCGGAAATAGgggtggtcgtggccgtggctGTGTGGAGCCATTAGAAGATGAGGCTAGCCAACATGGGGAAGCTTCGCACGGAGGTGGGGAATTGGGGGCCAGGCCAAATCCAAGGGTGCGGAATGTTCAGAACCCTCTTGCTAGGGATATTGTCGCGGCACTTGCAGCCGCTAACCTCTTGCAACCTCCTCCTAGGGATAATGCGGACAGTCGGGCCTTAGTTGCCATGCGAGAATTCAGCCGTCTAAATCCACCTTTGTTTGATGGGGCAAGTAGTGACCCCCTCATGGCCGACCACTGGTTGGCTCAGATTCGTAAGAACTTCACCGCTCTTAAGATTACCGAAGATGACTTGCGTGTGAGTATCGTGGCCGTTCAACTTATCGGAGAGGCcggtgaatggtgggaatcTATCTTAGAAAGTAGGAAGGACACGAGGAGGGCAGCTAGGACCGCAGCTCAGGCGAATGAGCCCGATGTTGAAAATTTGACGTGGGCCGAATTCGAGGATCTATTTGCGAGTCAGTATTTTCCAGACTCATCTCGTGACCAATTGAGGGATCAATTTGAGAAGCTTGAGCAAGGTAATATGACCGTTTCTGAATACGCATTGAGGTTTCAGTCCTTGTCACGATTTGCTCCCGAGCTAGTAGCAACCGAGGATAGGAAGTGTCGACGCTTCGAGAGGGGTTTGCATTCTTCCGTAAAGAGATTGGTAGTGGCTCAGCATAAGATGAGATATTTCGAGATTGTTGAATGCGCGAGGAGTGTCGAAATACCAAAGGAGTCTCAGAGAAATAGGGGAGTTTGGGAACCTAGGCAACCGACCGTTACCGCTAGTTCTTCGGGGACTTTTGGGAGCCAGGGGAGGAAAAGGCTAAGGGAGTCGTCTTCTGCAACTCAAAGCCAACCGAATGTTAGGGCGTCTACCAATTCTTCTGGTGTTCGAGGAGCTCATTCTAGGTCAGCGGTTACGTGTCACCGTTGCGGTCAGCCGGGCCACTTTCGCGCAGATTGTAGGTCGAAGGAGTGTTATGTGTGTGGGGAGTTTAGCCATCTAGCCAGGGATTGTCCTCGTAGAGTGAGAAGTGCTCGTAGTGAGTCGGGTTCCGTGCAGCAGCCGGGGTCAGGGCATGGGTTTAGCCAGCAGTCATTCAGGGGTACACAGAGACAGCAACAACCACATTTCCGTCAGACCACTATCGTTCAGGGCTCTCAGAACGAAAGGGGTGcgacttcttcttccccttctcAGGCTTTAGGACAGCGGGGAGGATTTGTGCAGAATCAGACTACTCAGGGAAGGGCTTTCGCCATCACTTCTACTATTCCACCACCTCAAGTTACTTCTCATGCTCCAGAGGCttcggttgtgaggggtacatttctattGTTCAATTcctttgctaaagtactctttgattctggagcatctcATTCATTTATTGCTGCATCCTTTGTGTGTACTTTGGAGTTGGAAACTGAAAGTATGAGTCCACCGTTGTTTGTTGAAACACCCTTAGGGGGTAGGACACCCTTGGATCGTATTTGTCGAAACTGCGAACTTCTTATTCATGACCGCCGCTTCACCTTTGATTTCATTGTATTGGGAATGTCGGGTTTTGAtcttattttgggaatggattggttatctACGTTTCATGCCACCATTGATTGTTTcaagcgtcgagttcgtatttgtccgCCTGAGGgtgtttgttttgagttctttggggagcgtcgggaaccgTTGGAGCCGTACCTTTGTGGGTCTCGAGAGCGGGAGTCCATTTATCCTTTGTTGGCGAGTTTGACTCTAGATGAGGATGTGTCCGCGCGTGGGGAGTTGCCTCTTGTTGTTTGCAATTTCCCGGATGTGTTTCCGGAGGAGTTACCCGGTTTACCTCCCGAGAGAGAAGTCGAGTTTACTATCGAGTTGCTTCCCGGTACCACACCAATCTCTGTGCCACCTTATCGTTTTGCTCCCGCCGAACTTAGGGAATTAAAGGTCCAGTTGCAGGAATTGgaaaatttagggtttattCGCCCAAGTACAtctccgtggggagcaccggcactttttgcgcaaaagaaggatggcTCACTTCGTTTGTGTATTGATTACCGTAAGCTCAACCGtgtcaccattaagaataagtatccaATGCCTAGAATTGACGACctgtttgatcaacttcgggGTGCGTCTTATTTCTCTAAAAtcgatttgaggtccggttatcatCAATTAAGGGTCGGAAGAGAGGATGTTCCAACCGCTTTTCGTACGCGTTATGGTCATTATGAGTTTGTagttatgccttttgggttgacGAATGCGCCGGCTACTTTCATGGACTTAATGAACAGTATCTTTCGTGCCTACCTTGATCGCTTCGTGGTCGTTTTTGTAGACGACATTCTCATATACTCACCATCGGAGGTGGAACACCAATCTCATCTCACtatcgttcttgaactcttgagagagcaccgTTTGTATGCGAAGCttagtaaatgcgagttttggttatccgaggTTAAATTCTTGGGTCACGTGGTTTCCAATGGTGGAGTGTCTGTAGATCCAGAGAAGATACAGTCCGTTATGAATTGGCATCGACCGAAAAATGTGTTCGAGATTCAtagtttcttgggtttggcaGGGTATTATTGCCGTTTCGTCCTAGACTTTTCACGCTTAGCGGCACCTATGACTAGGTTGACACGGAAAGGGACACGTTTTGTTTGGGGTGATGCATGTGAGACAgcttttgaggaattgaagaaaagattGACGACCGCGCCgattttgattgtgcccgaacgtgGAATTGGCTATTCTGTTTATTGCGATGCTTCAAAAGAGGGGCTTGGGTGCGTTTTGATGCAATTGGGGCGAGTAGTGGCGTATGGGTCGCGGCAATTGAAAACTCATGAGCGGAATTATCCTACgcatgacttagaacttgcggccgtTGTATTTGCGTTGaagagttggcgtcattacTTGTACGGTGAGAGATTTGAGGTCTTTTCTGATCACAAGAGTTTGAAATACCTATTCTCCCAAAAAGAGCTTAACTTGCGACAACGACGTTGGATGGAACACTTGGAGGACTATGACTTTGACTTGCAATAA
- the LOC131316096 gene encoding uncharacterized protein LOC131316096, giving the protein MDKGRPTHLSPSLLTSYSNRMEGPSEDGIRCGKWLLRPTCVRRRRGQPLSLKFEPSTPTSERKRRASSPTPSANSFTGEHCVQVPMMSRKKLDANNWSYENTKIFLQIMLEEARKDHSTNSKKTLKFNPLEWAAILEELKKRTHKTDYTLIKIHQKFDHLNKDYRLFKDLTERSGLGWDPVSQTVTASAELWVTNLQINPR; this is encoded by the exons ATGGATAAGGGGCGTCCAACGCATTTGTCTCCCTCTTTACTGACCTCCTACTCCAACAGAATGGAAGGCCCAAGCGAAGACGGCATTCGGTGTGGTAAATGGCTTCTCCGACCAACCTGTGTTCGAAGACGTAGAG GCCAACCACTGTCACTGAAATTCGAACCCTCAACTCCAACTTCGGAGAGGAAAAGACGTGCTTCATCTCCTACGCCCTCGGCAAACTCATTCACCGGCGAGCACTGTGTCCAAGTG CCTATGATGAGTCGTAAAAAACTCGATGCCAACAATTGGAGCTATGAGAACACCAaaattttcctccaaattaTGCTAGAAGAGGCGAGGAAAGACCATTCAACAAACTCAAAGAAAACTCTCAAGTTTAATCCCCTAGAATGGGCGGCAATCCTAGAGGAGTTAAAGAAGAGGACACATAAGACTGACTACACCCTTATTAAGATCCATCAGAAATTTGACCACCTGAATAAAGACTATAGGCTATTCAAAGACCTGACCGAGCGAAGTGGGTTGGGTTGGGACCCGGTTAGTCAAACCGTCACTGCATCGGCGGAATTGTGGGTAACGAATTTGCAGATAAACCCTAGATAA